Proteins encoded by one window of Sulfurimonas hongkongensis:
- the soxY gene encoding thiosulfate oxidation carrier protein SoxY codes for MQRRDFFKQLGAVATIAAISPAISFAAEAKGPKSPNALSYKAAVDAITGKKGATESSKVKLKVPEIAENGAVVPVTVEVESPMTDSDYVKAIHILATKNANTRCIDVYLTPANGKAMFATRIKLGDTQDVAAVVELSDGTFLTASQNVKVTIGGCG; via the coding sequence ATGCAAAGAAGAGATTTTTTTAAACAACTAGGTGCGGTAGCTACTATTGCTGCTATTTCTCCAGCGATTAGTTTTGCAGCTGAGGCAAAAGGTCCAAAAAGTCCAAATGCACTTTCGTATAAGGCGGCAGTCGATGCGATAACTGGCAAAAAAGGTGCTACAGAGTCTTCAAAAGTAAAGTTAAAAGTTCCAGAGATCGCTGAGAATGGTGCAGTCGTTCCTGTTACTGTTGAGGTAGAGTCTCCTATGACTGATAGTGACTATGTAAAAGCTATACATATCTTAGCTACAAAAAATGCTAACACTAGATGTATCGATGTCTACTTAACTCCAGCAAACGGAAAAGCAATGTTTGCTACTCGTATAAAACTAGGAGATACTCAAGATGTAGCTGCTGTAGTAGAGCTTAGTGATGGCACATTTTTAACTGCTAGTCAAAATGTGAAAGTAACTATTGGTGGATGTGGTTGA
- a CDS encoding OprD family outer membrane porin, whose translation MKKLHLSLVTAVACLLTAPLSADESKPKRELKNNMMVVTNKTPKSVDSITEAFSEGIFYGRLRTNAFRWDWKEEQTGGNLDNYAFGLGGSLAYKTAPYKGVSGSAAFYYSSSPFSALRMDENDIGKVKAGKDTISRYDVKNSGSYNMAVLAEANLQYEISNTKVIAGRQIFESFLTKSNDTKMIPNTFEGFVVEMREIPDTTIRAAYFTGQKLRDHTEFHDVLTFKDSAGDSWGNNDDSAIHKGLSYNNFKNAGEDTSHELIIIDAKNKSIKGLQLDVTYASVPDVVSSITGEINYKIDIGDGYSLTPGVRYMHQMDDGGGVIGGASLKGGLARDKTPTTNLGYTDTQSLDSSLAMARLVLKKGPLKAQVAYSAVSDDADIVAPWRGFPTGGYTRAMAQYNWYANTKTTSAEVNYDFDKAGLISGFSALARFAMQNFDEAKQVAGNQADSMILHMDFRQRITPEFYAKVRVGLVNADDRQTGGDKDSYNEYRFELNYLF comes from the coding sequence ATGAAAAAACTACATTTAAGCTTAGTAACTGCTGTAGCGTGTTTACTTACAGCACCACTTAGTGCCGATGAGTCTAAACCAAAACGTGAGCTTAAGAACAACATGATGGTTGTAACAAACAAAACACCAAAAAGTGTTGATAGCATTACTGAGGCATTTAGTGAGGGTATCTTTTATGGAAGACTTAGAACAAATGCTTTTAGATGGGACTGGAAAGAAGAGCAGACTGGCGGTAACTTAGATAACTATGCTTTTGGTCTAGGTGGTAGCCTTGCATATAAGACTGCACCTTATAAAGGTGTAAGTGGTTCAGCTGCCTTTTACTACTCAAGTAGTCCCTTTTCTGCTTTACGCATGGATGAGAATGATATAGGTAAAGTAAAAGCTGGTAAAGACACAATTAGCCGTTATGATGTCAAAAACTCAGGAAGCTATAATATGGCTGTACTTGCTGAGGCTAATTTGCAATATGAAATCTCTAATACAAAAGTCATTGCTGGTCGTCAAATATTTGAATCTTTTCTTACAAAGTCAAATGATACAAAGATGATTCCAAATACTTTTGAAGGTTTTGTTGTTGAGATGAGAGAGATTCCAGATACAACTATCCGCGCGGCATACTTTACTGGACAAAAACTTAGAGATCATACAGAGTTTCATGATGTTTTAACATTTAAAGACTCTGCTGGAGATAGCTGGGGAAATAATGATGACTCTGCAATACACAAGGGTCTCTCTTATAACAACTTTAAAAATGCTGGTGAAGACACTTCGCATGAACTTATTATTATAGATGCTAAAAATAAGTCTATAAAAGGGCTGCAACTTGATGTAACATATGCAAGCGTTCCAGACGTTGTCTCTTCAATCACGGGTGAGATAAACTACAAAATAGATATTGGTGATGGCTACTCTCTTACCCCAGGTGTTCGCTATATGCACCAAATGGATGATGGTGGTGGTGTAATTGGTGGTGCATCACTAAAGGGTGGATTAGCAAGAGATAAAACTCCTACAACAAACTTAGGATATACAGACACACAATCTCTTGACTCATCGCTAGCTATGGCTCGTTTGGTTCTAAAAAAAGGACCACTGAAAGCTCAAGTAGCTTACTCTGCAGTTAGTGATGATGCAGATATAGTAGCTCCATGGAGAGGTTTTCCAACTGGTGGATATACTCGTGCTATGGCTCAGTATAACTGGTATGCAAATACAAAAACTACATCAGCAGAAGTTAACTATGACTTTGATAAAGCTGGTCTAATTTCGGGGTTTAGTGCACTTGCTCGTTTTGCAATGCAAAATTTTGATGAGGCAAAGCAAGTAGCAGGTAATCAAGCAGATAGTATGATTCTTCATATGGATTTTCGTCAAAGAATCACACCTGAATTTTATGCAAAAGTTCGTGTTGGTTTAGTAAATGCTGATGATCGTCAAACTGGTGGAGATAAAGATTCATATAATGAGTACCGTTTTGAATTAAACTACTTGTTTTAA
- a CDS encoding DUF255 domain-containing protein, giving the protein MSSLRLLALCLALLCLTLEALDFKTYEEAKILQKKSKKLIMLEVMRSNCHFCSDMQRDVFDDKEMSLWIEERFIPVKVNLDTDSLPLGLKVSFTPSFFFIDIDDNIKKKIPGSWNIEDFKSLTKDLK; this is encoded by the coding sequence ATGAGTAGCCTAAGGCTTCTTGCTCTTTGTTTAGCCCTTTTGTGCCTTACTTTAGAGGCACTAGATTTTAAAACTTATGAAGAAGCAAAGATACTTCAAAAGAAGAGTAAAAAGCTTATAATGCTTGAAGTTATGCGAAGTAATTGCCACTTCTGTAGCGATATGCAAAGAGATGTTTTTGATGATAAAGAGATGAGTTTATGGATAGAAGAGAGGTTTATCCCAGTTAAAGTAAATCTTGATACAGACTCACTTCCACTTGGTTTAAAAGTGAGTTTTACTCCCTCTTTCTTTTTTATAGATATAGATGATAATATTAAAAAGAAAATCCCTGGTTCATGGAATATAGAGGACTTTAAATCACTAACAAAGGATCTTAAATGA
- the soxB gene encoding thiosulfohydrolase SoxB, translating to MDISRRDFMHIAAVLGLGAVSVGCSKDSVKTPAQVSLKDIYDFKATGNFTLLHMCDIHAHIKPLYWREPSTLISAPNLVGTPGFLCGEAFAKHYGLEPSSLDAYFDTHMDFDTLAKKFGKMGGIAHMKTYLDHVRKERGAENVLFLDSGDTWQGTGVALKTRGEAIVKAQNYLGVDVMVGHWEFTYGKERVKELIEMLDAKFISQNVVGNDPFADEYEELIFEPYTIEQRGGAKIGIIGQSFPFTSTANPREFTEGWSFGIRAETLQEYVDELRDEHKVDCVVVLSHDGFSVDQELARMVHGIDFILSGHTHDPSPKPIVIDGTVIVIAGSHGKYVGRLDIDAKDGKVNNYEYKLVPIASNMIPADPQGEKLVDELYAPFAKEFNEVLGKTKNTLYKRDTFFSTFDQLINDAIMDEMKCDISFTPGYRWGTTVLAGDDILMDNVYEMCGITYPNVYTFELKGSKIATLLEDIADNVFNANPLYQQGGDMSRLGGVTYSIAVANAAGERISKLMIGGEPIDLDKTYIVSSWGGNLQNAGENLQKDKIRAVYDVTRDYIKRKKVVDVSNEGNVTLIDYDCGCPVKGSRSC from the coding sequence ATGGATATTTCAAGAAGAGATTTTATGCACATAGCTGCTGTTTTAGGGCTAGGTGCGGTTAGTGTTGGATGTTCTAAAGATAGCGTTAAAACTCCTGCACAAGTGTCACTAAAAGATATTTATGATTTTAAGGCGACTGGAAACTTTACCCTGTTACATATGTGCGATATTCATGCTCATATTAAACCGCTATATTGGAGAGAACCATCTACTTTGATATCTGCTCCAAACTTAGTTGGAACTCCCGGCTTTTTATGTGGAGAGGCTTTTGCTAAACACTACGGTCTAGAACCTAGTAGTTTAGATGCTTATTTTGATACACACATGGATTTTGATACATTAGCTAAAAAGTTTGGAAAAATGGGTGGAATTGCTCATATGAAGACTTACTTAGATCATGTAAGAAAAGAAAGAGGAGCTGAGAATGTCTTGTTCTTAGACTCTGGGGATACATGGCAAGGAACAGGTGTAGCACTTAAAACAAGAGGCGAGGCTATAGTAAAAGCTCAAAACTACTTAGGTGTAGATGTGATGGTTGGTCACTGGGAATTCACTTATGGCAAAGAGAGAGTAAAAGAGCTTATAGAGATGCTAGATGCTAAATTTATCTCTCAAAATGTAGTAGGAAATGACCCTTTTGCAGATGAGTATGAAGAGCTGATTTTTGAGCCTTATACTATTGAGCAAAGAGGTGGAGCTAAGATTGGAATTATAGGACAATCATTTCCTTTTACTTCAACTGCCAACCCTAGAGAATTTACAGAGGGCTGGAGTTTTGGCATAAGAGCTGAGACTCTTCAAGAGTATGTTGATGAGTTAAGAGATGAGCATAAAGTTGATTGTGTTGTTGTCTTATCTCATGATGGCTTTAGTGTGGACCAAGAACTAGCTCGTATGGTTCATGGCATCGACTTTATACTTAGTGGACATACACATGACCCATCGCCAAAACCTATAGTAATAGATGGAACAGTAATTGTTATCGCAGGAAGTCATGGCAAATATGTTGGTCGCTTAGATATAGATGCTAAAGATGGTAAAGTAAATAACTACGAGTACAAACTTGTTCCTATCGCTTCTAATATGATTCCAGCAGATCCACAAGGCGAGAAACTTGTAGATGAGTTATATGCTCCGTTTGCAAAAGAGTTTAATGAAGTTTTAGGTAAAACTAAGAACACTCTTTATAAGCGAGATACTTTTTTCTCAACTTTTGATCAATTGATTAATGATGCTATTATGGATGAAATGAAGTGTGATATCTCTTTTACTCCTGGTTATAGATGGGGAACAACAGTTCTTGCAGGTGATGATATATTGATGGATAATGTATATGAGATGTGTGGTATCACTTACCCTAATGTCTATACATTTGAGTTAAAGGGTTCTAAAATCGCAACTCTCTTAGAAGATATTGCAGATAATGTTTTTAATGCAAATCCTCTTTACCAACAAGGTGGAGATATGAGTCGTTTGGGTGGAGTTACTTACTCTATTGCTGTTGCAAATGCAGCAGGAGAGCGTATTTCTAAACTTATGATTGGAGGAGAGCCGATAGACTTGGATAAAACATACATAGTGTCATCTTGGGGCGGTAACTTGCAAAACGCAGGAGAAAACCTTCAAAAAGACAAGATAAGAGCAGTTTATGATGTTACTCGTGATTATATTAAAAGAAAAAAGGTCGTTGATGTAAGCAATGAAGGTAATGTTACTTTGATTGATTATGATTGTGGGTGCCCAGTAAAGGGCTCTAGAAGTTGTTAA
- a CDS encoding response regulator transcription factor produces the protein MKILLLEDEYSLRISIEEFLTDIGYEVDGFMDGLEAYDAIYERAYDILLLDVNVPSLSGFELLKKLRKEDDKKIPAIFLTSMSDIDAVKKGYKTGCCDYIRKPFDLEELELRIDQALASFLKDDSSLVHFGSGLSYDMKRGKLSLGHEEILLRKTEQDLLEVLIKNKNAVVSTQMFQDEVWGEYVEPATIRVQLNNLRKKLPDGVIQNRRGLGYIVER, from the coding sequence ATGAAAATCCTACTTTTAGAAGATGAGTATTCGCTAAGAATTAGTATAGAAGAGTTTTTAACAGATATAGGCTATGAGGTAGATGGTTTTATGGATGGGCTTGAGGCTTATGATGCCATCTATGAGAGAGCTTATGATATATTGCTTTTAGATGTAAATGTGCCATCTCTAAGTGGTTTTGAACTTTTAAAAAAATTAAGAAAAGAAGATGATAAAAAAATTCCTGCTATCTTTTTAACTTCTATGAGCGATATAGATGCAGTAAAAAAAGGCTATAAAACAGGTTGTTGTGACTATATAAGAAAACCATTTGACTTAGAAGAGCTAGAGCTTCGCATCGACCAAGCATTAGCTAGCTTTTTAAAAGATGATAGCTCTTTGGTGCATTTTGGCAGTGGGCTATCATATGATATGAAAAGAGGCAAGCTTAGTTTAGGGCATGAAGAGATTTTACTTAGAAAAACGGAACAAGATCTCTTAGAAGTGCTGATAAAAAACAAAAATGCAGTAGTATCTACGCAGATGTTTCAAGATGAGGTTTGGGGCGAGTATGTTGAACCAGCTACCATCAGAGTGCAACTCAATAACTTACGCAAAAAACTCCCAGATGGTGTTATACAAAACAGAAGAGGATTAGGGTATATAGTTGAAAGGTAA
- a CDS encoding cache domain-containing protein, which translates to MLKKVVVVFILILIVVAMFYYKDKVREQKINHIMDQVSIVLKSKLKSDKMDDLKMALFLSKNKALVDALENDDEDLGYKLLSEITSTIKKETDILVRAQIITKELNIFARSWDDMYAGMPLGEYRKDFKYFETNKVPRTSIEIGRRLGIKATVPIYKGSEFLGFVEVISFFKSITEFFNSMGVDIYVLLDVKYIDTAVLMMQNLMVDDYIVSNRNYNYDHIQTLKKIDFQKLKLDRLAYKDNKYIFYETMYDGDYKAIGGFVFVLDEKYLDYFRNPEDDISFLINVTRGGLYDVVKREKYNNNVYDKYSANSMVYLQDVIDKQDRQIFLDEAYEKFDEYSKDELIQMMLERNIVKKIDGKIK; encoded by the coding sequence ATGCTAAAAAAAGTTGTAGTTGTTTTTATCTTAATCTTGATAGTTGTAGCAATGTTTTACTACAAGGACAAGGTAAGAGAGCAAAAGATAAATCATATCATGGATCAAGTCTCCATAGTTTTAAAATCAAAGCTCAAATCTGACAAGATGGATGATTTGAAGATGGCACTATTTTTGTCTAAAAACAAAGCTTTAGTTGATGCCTTAGAAAATGATGATGAAGATTTAGGCTACAAACTGCTCTCAGAGATAACTTCAACCATAAAAAAAGAAACAGATATCTTAGTAAGAGCTCAAATCATAACAAAAGAGTTAAATATCTTTGCTAGAAGTTGGGATGATATGTATGCGGGAATGCCCCTAGGCGAGTATAGAAAAGACTTTAAGTACTTTGAGACTAACAAAGTCCCACGAACTTCTATAGAGATAGGAAGACGTCTTGGTATAAAAGCTACAGTCCCCATATACAAAGGTTCTGAGTTTTTAGGTTTTGTAGAAGTCATCTCTTTTTTTAAATCTATTACTGAGTTTTTTAACTCCATGGGGGTAGATATCTATGTTTTATTGGATGTAAAGTATATAGATACTGCGGTACTTATGATGCAAAACTTAATGGTAGATGATTATATAGTATCAAATAGAAACTACAACTATGACCACATTCAAACCTTAAAAAAGATAGATTTTCAAAAGCTAAAGTTAGATAGACTTGCATATAAAGATAATAAGTATATCTTTTATGAGACTATGTATGATGGAGACTACAAGGCTATAGGTGGGTTTGTTTTTGTGCTTGATGAGAAATACCTAGACTACTTTAGAAATCCAGAAGATGATATATCTTTTCTCATAAATGTCACAAGAGGTGGACTCTATGATGTTGTGAAAAGGGAGAAATACAACAATAATGTTTATGATAAATACTCGGCTAACTCTATGGTCTATCTTCAAGATGTTATAGACAAACAAGATAGGCAGATCTTTTTAGATGAGGCTTATGAAAAGTTTGATGAGTACTCAAAAGATGAGCTTATACAGATGATGTTAGAGAGAAATATAGTTAAAAAAATAGATGGAAAGATAAAATGA
- the soxZ gene encoding thiosulfate oxidation carrier complex protein SoxZ, with protein MSKRKSLIKIKPKKYKDGEIVKVSFMVMHPMETGMRKDKKTKKIIPAKYINSVKFDYNGKVITTMNVWESLSTNPVFTTYMKVNGAGKLSVTYSDSTGEVHEKSTKIKPKG; from the coding sequence ATGTCAAAAAGAAAATCACTTATTAAGATTAAGCCAAAAAAATATAAAGACGGCGAGATAGTTAAAGTCAGTTTTATGGTTATGCATCCGATGGAAACTGGAATGCGTAAAGATAAAAAAACAAAAAAAATTATCCCAGCTAAGTATATAAACAGCGTTAAGTTTGACTATAACGGTAAAGTTATTACAACTATGAATGTTTGGGAGTCACTATCTACAAACCCAGTTTTTACTACATATATGAAGGTAAATGGTGCGGGAAAATTAAGTGTTACATATAGTGATAGTACAGGTGAAGTTCACGAAAAAAGCACAAAGATTAAACCAAAAGGATAA
- the soxX gene encoding sulfur oxidation c-type cytochrome SoxX — protein MRKTVMISLLISASLFAADYSSVIEKPNASKIIKDDLLAKATVYTMPDGCITTDKDAIARGAYIFHNLNSNKASKKPPKGIVIKEGKTKQYGNCVACHNIEGAKGAGNIGPDLTGYKAMFIDSGVRDNQFVFQKIADPRIDNKNTDMTVNLTTKLFTTKEICEITSYVISIK, from the coding sequence ATGAGAAAAACTGTAATGATATCGTTGCTAATAAGTGCTTCACTTTTTGCTGCTGATTATAGTAGTGTGATAGAAAAGCCAAATGCGAGCAAGATAATCAAAGATGACTTGCTAGCTAAAGCTACAGTCTATACTATGCCTGATGGCTGTATAACAACAGACAAGGATGCTATTGCAAGGGGTGCTTATATATTTCACAACCTAAATAGTAACAAAGCAAGCAAAAAACCACCAAAAGGTATAGTTATTAAAGAGGGAAAAACTAAACAGTATGGAAACTGTGTGGCTTGTCACAATATTGAAGGTGCTAAGGGTGCAGGAAATATTGGTCCAGACTTAACAGGATATAAGGCTATGTTTATAGATAGTGGTGTCAGAGACAATCAGTTTGTTTTTCAAAAAATCGCTGATCCTCGTATAGACAACAAAAATACAGACATGACTGTTAACTTAACTACTAAGTTATTTACAACTAAAGAGATATGTGAAATTACTTCATATGTTATTTCAATAAAATAA
- the soxA gene encoding sulfur oxidation c-type cytochrome SoxA — MKSTIKIALSLTLLWSLSFASEQFSMSDSDREMYAEMLDDNPADIMVGNGEELLEEYCGGDAGLAKFLNVSEDKLPAYIAGFPRYLEDFKQVVALDQVLQGLMHKNGHKPFALKSSDMFDMSAYAKSIANGEKLQIDINANKHMKKAYELGKLTFEQKRGSRGLSCLSCHSERVIGGILRTQPLPDLSGKGNAPAATWPAYRMTKSSLRTLQRRFQGCMNNALLAVIPLGSPEMVGLEVYLTQEAKGSEIAIPGLKR, encoded by the coding sequence ATGAAAAGTACAATCAAAATAGCACTATCTCTTACTCTTCTTTGGTCACTTTCTTTTGCGAGTGAGCAGTTTTCTATGAGTGATTCAGATCGTGAAATGTATGCTGAGATGTTAGATGACAATCCAGCAGATATTATGGTGGGAAATGGTGAGGAACTTCTTGAAGAGTATTGTGGTGGAGATGCTGGGCTTGCAAAGTTTTTAAATGTTAGTGAAGATAAACTACCAGCTTATATAGCAGGTTTTCCGCGATATTTAGAAGATTTTAAGCAAGTTGTTGCTTTAGATCAAGTGCTTCAAGGACTGATGCATAAAAATGGACACAAACCTTTCGCTCTTAAGAGTTCAGATATGTTTGATATGAGTGCTTATGCAAAGTCTATTGCTAATGGAGAGAAACTTCAAATAGACATAAACGCTAACAAACATATGAAAAAAGCGTACGAATTAGGCAAACTAACATTTGAACAAAAAAGAGGTTCTAGAGGGCTTTCATGCTTATCTTGTCATTCAGAACGGGTGATAGGAGGTATTTTAAGAACTCAACCATTGCCAGATTTAAGTGGAAAGGGAAATGCACCAGCTGCGACTTGGCCAGCGTATAGAATGACAAAGTCATCATTAAGAACTTTGCAACGTCGTTTTCAAGGATGTATGAATAATGCTTTGTTAGCAGTTATTCCTTTAGGTTCGCCTGAGATGGTAGGACTCGAAGTATATTTGACTCAAGAAGCTAAGGGAAGCGAGATAGCAATTCCTGGACTAAAAAGATAA
- a CDS encoding MBL fold metallo-hydrolase, with protein MKSLLFVALAFHSLFSFEYTLVPKKIETKIYCFFGKPQIMDTHNNGDISNSCFVDLGKSYLVIDSGPSYKYARDAHKAMKAIKNQKVSFVINTHIHDDHWLGNGYYKENGATIIGAKIFANTPKATPIRMQRFISKEAFLKTKEVFPTEHIEGVKTLDLEGVKVELTSFDKTIHTDNDMIVFIPSKSVVFAGDLVFNERVLSLRDGNINNWINVLDEIEAKNSKFIIGGHGSLYLKDSTEMTKRYLKAIKEFVLESIDKGQDITDTLANSRMSEFEHLKLYKEMHTKNIETAYRTLEWGDE; from the coding sequence ATGAAGTCATTATTGTTTGTAGCGTTAGCTTTTCATTCTCTTTTCTCCTTTGAGTACACCCTTGTGCCAAAAAAAATAGAGACTAAAATCTACTGTTTTTTTGGCAAGCCACAGATAATGGATACACACAACAACGGTGATATAAGCAACTCTTGCTTTGTAGATTTAGGCAAAAGTTATCTAGTAATAGATAGCGGACCTAGCTATAAGTATGCAAGAGATGCTCATAAAGCCATGAAAGCTATCAAAAATCAAAAAGTCTCTTTTGTTATAAACACTCATATCCATGATGACCATTGGCTTGGAAATGGATACTACAAAGAAAATGGTGCAACTATCATAGGTGCTAAAATATTTGCAAATACACCAAAAGCAACTCCCATAAGAATGCAACGATTTATCTCTAAAGAAGCATTTCTTAAGACTAAAGAAGTTTTTCCTACAGAGCATATAGAAGGAGTGAAAACACTTGATCTTGAAGGTGTTAAGGTAGAGCTTACGAGTTTTGATAAAACTATTCATACAGACAATGATATGATAGTCTTTATACCATCAAAAAGTGTTGTATTTGCAGGTGATTTAGTATTTAATGAGAGGGTTTTATCTTTGCGTGATGGCAATATTAACAATTGGATTAACGTCTTAGATGAGATAGAAGCAAAGAATAGTAAGTTTATCATAGGTGGACATGGAAGTCTTTATCTTAAAGATAGCACAGAGATGACAAAGAGATATCTTAAAGCCATCAAAGAGTTTGTGCTAGAGTCTATTGACAAAGGACAAGATATTACAGACACTCTTGCAAACTCTCGTATGAGTGAGTTTGAGCATCTAAAACTTTATAAAGAGATGCACACTAAAAATATAGAGACTGCTTATAGAACTTTGGAGTGGGGCGATGAGTAG
- a CDS encoding DsrE family protein, producing MRRYFTLILLLCAILTAETKFAEPEPSFADPRQIVFSIKSADDAEIHHVLSSANNVLKFYGPDNVQMRIIAYYHGIKALQSVHKDIALRVRALMLLGVEFVACGNTMTTKNINKSELIDGSEIVTAGIVEIVERVKEGWVNIVP from the coding sequence ATGAGAAGATATTTTACTTTAATTTTACTCTTGTGTGCGATACTCACAGCCGAGACAAAGTTTGCCGAGCCGGAGCCATCTTTTGCTGATCCAAGACAAATTGTCTTCTCAATCAAGAGTGCAGATGATGCAGAGATTCATCATGTGTTAAGTAGTGCTAATAATGTTCTAAAATTTTATGGACCTGATAACGTCCAGATGAGAATAATAGCTTACTATCATGGTATTAAAGCCTTGCAGAGTGTCCATAAAGATATAGCTCTAAGAGTGAGAGCTTTGATGCTCCTTGGTGTTGAGTTTGTAGCTTGTGGAAATACAATGACTACAAAAAACATAAACAAGAGTGAGCTTATAGATGGTAGCGAGATAGTTACTGCTGGGATAGTTGAGATTGTTGAGAGAGTTAAAGAGGGTTGGGTAAATATAGTCCCTTAA
- a CDS encoding DsrE family protein — protein MKKIILALMLLVGLSSAEDITPKLVIDLTAGNVETFEKRVLKAIVVNKNHYESILKELEVAVVVHGSAYRFFVNDPNKTKYKDDKELLSKYKELHTRIKSLATTYNVEFYACRVGMTKNGLEDKDMLSIVEIVPTSTIALIDKQNRGYAYLLVDDK, from the coding sequence ATGAAAAAAATAATTTTAGCATTGATGCTATTGGTTGGTTTAAGTAGTGCTGAGGATATAACTCCAAAACTTGTTATTGATCTTACTGCCGGAAATGTAGAGACTTTTGAAAAAAGAGTACTAAAGGCTATAGTTGTAAATAAAAATCACTATGAGAGTATACTTAAAGAGTTAGAAGTTGCAGTTGTAGTGCATGGGAGTGCTTATAGGTTTTTTGTAAATGATCCAAATAAGACAAAATATAAAGATGATAAAGAACTCTTAAGTAAGTACAAAGAGCTTCATACCAGAATAAAGTCTCTTGCTACTACTTACAATGTTGAATTTTATGCTTGTAGAGTCGGAATGACTAAAAATGGACTTGAAGATAAAGATATGCTTAGTATTGTAGAGATAGTACCAACTTCTACTATAGCTCTTATAGACAAGCAAAACAGAGGTTATGCTTACCTGCTTGTTGATGACAAATAG
- a CDS encoding sensor histidine kinase gives MKGNQYSAKYALIYTSLVSIILLTPLFFYFIYMKNIHSIENELLLKEKSLLIIKAMQEYNQHEEYFEYPRFKTFESGLYDEKFKPIFSLIDYKIHYFKDGYHVEDNDAYLIVKLPKDRYFGASYLIVKNKLSFASVYEKVLYILFSIVILIFTLSIFFLQSFAKPFQRMNKQLDNFIKDSMHEINTPLSIINVNIDLYNRKHQPNKYMQRMKAASKVLSNIYNDMDYLIKHERLEYKKQNINLDKFLKERIEYFSEVALMKNIVINLNIQESLLVYMNPKQLQRVIDNTLSNAIKYSYENSKIDVNLHKEDEKLYLSIKDYGVGIENVESILSRYYRENINKGGFGIGLSIVKSIIDKENIQLIINSTPKVGSEFLYVFASINK, from the coding sequence TTGAAAGGTAATCAATACTCAGCAAAATACGCACTAATATATACATCTTTAGTCTCTATAATTCTTTTAACACCACTCTTTTTTTACTTTATATATATGAAAAATATCCACTCCATAGAAAATGAGTTACTACTAAAAGAGAAATCACTACTAATCATAAAAGCGATGCAAGAGTACAACCAGCATGAAGAGTACTTTGAATATCCACGATTTAAAACATTTGAATCAGGGCTTTATGATGAGAAGTTTAAGCCTATTTTTTCTCTTATAGATTATAAGATACACTACTTCAAAGATGGTTATCACGTAGAAGACAATGATGCTTACTTGATAGTAAAACTCCCCAAAGATAGATATTTTGGAGCTTCTTATCTTATAGTGAAAAACAAACTCTCTTTTGCATCTGTTTATGAAAAAGTTTTATATATACTCTTTAGCATAGTTATTCTCATCTTTACTCTTAGTATATTTTTCTTACAAAGTTTTGCAAAACCATTTCAAAGAATGAACAAACAGTTAGATAACTTCATCAAAGACTCTATGCATGAGATAAACACACCGCTATCTATCATAAATGTAAATATTGACCTATACAACAGAAAGCATCAACCAAACAAGTATATGCAAAGGATGAAGGCTGCATCTAAGGTTTTATCTAACATATATAATGACATGGACTATCTTATAAAACATGAGAGGCTAGAGTATAAAAAACAAAATATTAATCTTGATAAGTTTTTAAAAGAGAGAATAGAGTACTTTAGTGAAGTAGCACTTATGAAAAATATAGTTATAAACTTAAATATACAAGAATCACTGCTAGTTTATATGAATCCAAAACAACTTCAACGAGTTATAGATAACACTCTCTCAAACGCCATCAAGTACTCATATGAAAACTCAAAGATAGATGTAAATTTGCACAAAGAGGATGAAAAGCTCTACTTAAGCATAAAAGATTACGGTGTTGGGATAGAAAATGTTGAGAGTATTTTAAGCAGATACTATAGAGAAAATATCAATAAGGGTGGCTTTGGCATAGGCCTGAGCATTGTAAAATCCATCATCGACAAAGAAAACATACAACTCATTATAAACTCTACTCCTAAGGTAGGGAGTGAGTTTTTATATGTATTTGCTTCTATAAATAAATAA